A region of the Pirellulales bacterium genome:
GTCGAAGAGCCGAGCCTACTGCTTACGAATCGCAACAGCAGTCGCTCGACCGTCAAACAGCGCCGCAACGCCAACAGTTCTTTTGACCAAGAAATTCGTCAGAACGCAACGACACCGGCTGCCCAGCAAAAGTCTGGCACAAGCAGTTCACGGACAAACGGGCATCATGGCAATGGGCATGGGTCGAACGGTAACGGTTCGCATGGCGTGGCCAAAAATGGCAGCGCGGCCAGCGGACAACCCGCGATCTCGAAAGTCGAGAAGGGCGCAGCCGTTCTCGAGGAAGTACGCCGCATCGCCAAGGATCGTGCCCGCGAGTTGACGCTCGACACCACGATCGGTGACATGGGGCTCGACTCGCTCGAGCGAATGGAGATTCTCGCCTCGCTGGAAGAACGCTTCGGCGGGCGGTTTCCTGAGGACGTCATGCCCGAATTGGAAACTTGCCGCCAAGTGCTGGAAGCGGTTGAGTTGTACCTGGGGGGCGGGCAGAAGAAGGCCCTGCGTGTCGAGACGCAGGATATTCCCGCCGAAAACTATAGCTTCGACAAGTTCCCCGAAATCGTGCAGCTGAAGGAAGCCCTCGGCGCATTGAACGAATCGGGATTGCAGAATCCCTTCTTCCATTTGCACGAGCAAGTGGCAACTGACACCACCGTGGTCGGCGGTCGTGAGTTGATCAATTTCTCGAGTTTCAATTACATCGGTATGTCAGGCGACCCAGCCGTGGCCAAGGCCGCAAAGGACGCCATCGATCTTTACGGCACGTCGGTATCGGCCAGTCGACTGGTCTCGGGCAACAAGGTCGTGCATCGCGATTTGGAATTGGCCATCGCGGACCTCATCGGTAGCGAAGACGCCATCATCTTCGTCGGCGGCCATGGCACGAACGAGACGGTCATCGGGCACATGTTCGGCCCTGGTGATCTGATTTTGCACGATGCCTTGGCTCATAACAGCATCGTGCAAGGTTCGATTCTCTCGGGCGCACGTCGCCGTCCCTTCCCGCACAACGATTGGCGTGCGCTGGATCGGTTGTTGAGCGAGTTGCGCGGCGATTACCGCCGTGTGTTGATCGCGACCGAGGGCGTGTACAGCATGGACGGTGACATTCCCGACATGCCACGCTTGATCGAAGTCAAAAAGCGTCATAAGGCGTTCTTGTTGATCGACGAAGCTCATTCGGTGGGCGTCCTGGGACGTCGCGGGCGGGGCATCGGCGAGCATTTTGATATCCATCCGGCCGACGTTGACTTTTGGATGGGCACGCTCAGCAAGGCGCTGGGGAGTTGTGGGGGTTACATCGCCGGCAGCCAGGCGATGGTCGAGTACTTGAAATACACCGCGCCCGGCTTTGTGTTCAGTTGCGGTATCCCGGCGAGTAATACGGCCGCGGCCTTGGCTGCCATCCATCTGCTCGAAGAGGAACCGGAACGCGTGTCGCGGCTTCGCGATAACTCGCGTCTCTTCCTCAGCCTGGCGAAATCGTGGGGCATGAATACGGGCAACAGCAAAGATACGCCCGTCGTGCCTGTGATCCTGGGGAATTCGCTGCACTGCCTCGAGATGTCGCAATTGATGGAACGGCGTGGCGTGAACGTGCAGCCGATCTTGCATCCGGCTGTCGAGGAAAAAGCCGCGAGGTTACGGTTCTTCATCACCTCGAACCATACCGAGGAGCAAATTCGCTACACGGTGCAGGCCCTGGCCGAAGAACTTGCCAAGATCGACCCAAGCTACGTGCAGCGGTCGTCGAATCCCACTGAAAAAATGTCGATCGAGAACGCATCGCCCGTCACGACGTGATAGCAGTTTCTCCTTCTCGGGCGTCGATAATCCGCCGCTCGGGTGGGCCAGTCATTTGCCGGTTGGGTTGGATAGTCTGTGGCGTGACATGACGTAGTCAGGCAAAGGTGAATTGTCTTTGCTTGCTGCCCAGGGCGAGAAGAGCGCGCTTGTTTACTATCGCGCGTCGTAGTAGGATAAACTCACGATCCGCGGCGACGTTGAGCGGCGGCGCACGATCAGAACCAGTTTGAATCTTGATTCAGGAAGGGTGGTTGGCGTGCTAACCGAGCAAGAAGTTGTCCGCAGTTGGCGAAAGCTGTTCAAAGCGGGCGAGTACGACGATTCGGCATTCGCTCGGGCCGAGGCATTGCTGGACGAGCTGCGTGGCGAAAGCCCCTTACGGCACCGCCTCATGACCGAGCTGGATGAGCTTCGCAAACTGCGTAGTGCCGACGTTTAAGCCCTCGTGCTTGGCCATCGGGATTTAGCCGGCAGGACGTAGTAGTTGGCAAGTCGCCTCAGTCGGCGAGCAAGTTTGACGGCAGAACTGTACCCGGTGATAGCCGGCCTTTTGTTGCCAGATTCGCAGATCCTCGACCGATCAGATTGCGGTCTGTGCGATTCTTTAACTCACTGCGACTCTTCAAGACCGTGTGGTTTTTCACGGCAGTGGTCTTCACGAAGGTGGCACCGCTCAAGGCTCGCGTTACTATCGAAGAGAGCGACACCCTCTGGCATCGCGTCGCAGGTGCTGCATGAGCGGTGCCTGGCCATCTCCGACGCAAGGCCGTCTGAGTGAGCAAGCGTGATAAGGCTCTCGCTGCACCCCCTCGGCAATTTCTGCCAGACGACATTCAGCCTTTGGTATCGTCGGCGCACCTCGCTATCGCGGGCATTCTTTCCTGTACCACTGACCGTGGTCTCGGTCTCTCAGAATTGCGCCACGATCGTTGGGTGATGCTGATTCGTATCGCTCCACGAATTTCACGTCACCCCGACGGCCGGCCTATGGCGTTTAGCGGTTGAAAATCAGGCCCACCGTCAGACCTTGCATGAACACGGTCTGCTTGTTGTTCCCGTGGACCAGGATGCCCATGTTCGGCAACTGGTAGTTGATCATGTCGGCCGGCCGGGCGACGTTGCCGACCAGGATGCCAGTCCAGCCGACGTTGAACGAGGCCTTGTTGAAGACCTGGTATTGCAGGTTGAACCGCAATTCACCCAAGGGGGAGAATTCCGTCTTCTGCACCGCAGTGTTCCAGCCGGTAGGGAGCAGGTTCAGCGATCGGCCTTGGACGGTCGAGACGCCGCCCGCTACGGTGTTCGAGGCGATCTCGCCCTGTTGCAGGTTGTTCTGCCAGTTGGCCATCGCGGCGAAGCGACCTTCGCTGGTGAACATCAAGCGATTGCGCTTGTGGGCGAATCGCAAGCCGATCTGACCACCACCCATGTTATTGATCGAACGGGTGTTCCAGTAGCTCGAATCGAGCACGCCACCGGTGCCGATGACGGCAAAGCTTTCGTCAAAGCGGAAGTAACGTACGCCGCCCAGGACTTCCCAGGTGACCGGGTGGAACGCCGGTCGCAGGCGCCATACGTAGTCTGCTTCCGCACCCCACAGGCTACGGTGATCGTAGGCGATGAGCGAGGTGAAGTTGACCGGCAACGTCGCCAGGTCCCCGAAGTCCGGAGCTCCGGCGTTCGAGGGGACTGAACCGCTGCTGGGGTTCGGTCCATAGCGTCCGAAAATACCGTTGCCGTTTAAGTCCGCGTCATGCCCGGTACCGTTGGGATCGACGAAGCCTTGCAGCAGCGAGATTCCTTGCGGTCCTTGAGGTGGTGCGTAGAACGGCACTCCGACGTTGTTGGCAAAGGCGTTCTGGTCGTTATCGTACAGCCGGAACGCGCTGAGCAAGAAGCCGTGATTCTTGTCCATCCAGCCACCTTCCCAGCGGTAGCCGTTCGACGGTCCTTGTCCGATCCAGCCGGTGTCCATCGGCGCGAGCTGCGGGCCCGCAATGCTACCTCCGGTCGTGCCGTCCGAGCTTGGGACCGTCCGGGCACCGTAGAAGACACTCGAACCCGTCGAATAGCCGGTCGCGATGTCGGGATTGCCGATCAACGTGCGATGCGGAGCAGTGACCGTGTACCGCAGGTAATCCCACGAGGCCCACCAGCCGGTGTTGGGCGCGATGCCCGCCCCGTAGGTGCTGATGTCGGCCGGGGCGAAGACCTCCATGTCCGCGATATTGACGAACTCGGGCCCCGAGGCGTCAATGCCGCTCGGCGGCTCATCGCCAACGGTCGGACCTGGGCCGGGACGATCGCGAGCCGGCTGTGGAGGTCCACTCGGTTGTTGGGGCACGGGCGGATGCACATTCGAGTAGCGGTCGACCCCGGGTTCAATACCCAGGGCCAACGACGCGCTCAATAGTTGCACGGCCAATGCTAGCAGCAGGGATGCTTTCAAACGGCTTATCGACATCGTCGGAGTCCACATAAGGTCCACGACCGTTTCCGCGCACTCGCACAACGGAGAACTCCGCTGTAGGCGTTCGTGCCGGTAGTATCGGCCATGCCTGTCGCGTGAGTTGAGTAAGAAAGGTAAACCTTGCCGGAAAAAGAACCCTTTCCGATTCCGAAGAGATTGCCGCCACTCGACTGCGTATTATGAGTCGACTGCGATGAGTTTGACGGCGCAAGCAACCCACGCCTTGAAAAGACAGGATGTCTGCGGGAACCCTCCTGACGGTCTAGAGCGATCGTTTTTCGCTCTCGCGAGGGCGCGATTTCACAGACAATTTTCTACCGGCTGTGCAAGCCGTAGCTGGATCAGCGGTTCCTGTTACTCCAGGGGCAGCAGATAGCACCCAAGCGAAATCGGCTGGCGACAGATTTCTGCCTGCACTAAGCAATCGAAAGCCGCGCCGAGACTTACGGCTGCTTCGCATCGAGCGTGTAGACCGGCTTCGCGTCCAGGGCGTTCCAGGCCCGCAAAACGCTGTCCTGGCCCCCGGCGACCAGGAACTTGCCGTCGGGCGTGATCGCGGCGGCATACATATAGTCCGCGCCGCCGCCGAAGTCGCGTACGCGCTTGCCGCTATCAACCTGGTGTAGGTGGACCAGCTTATCTCCCGCGCAAGAGATCGCTTCATCGCCGGGGCCGACGAACGCCACGGCCGTCACTTCCTTCGTAAAGCCGGCGATCGTTCGCTGCTGCTCGCCGGTTTCGAAGTTCCACACCTTGATCACGTTGTCGGCGCCACCGCTTGCTAGCACGCGCCCCTGCGCTTGCCAGGTGAC
Encoded here:
- a CDS encoding aminotransferase class I/II-fold pyridoxal phosphate-dependent enzyme, which produces MSDQTRGLFFGPPNLVDLLRHLAAHRGDDLAFVYLVDGENEEISITYAELDRQARGVAAWLQAHGLQGQRAMLLYPPGLDFIVSFFGCLYAGVVAVPAYPPRMNRSMGRIQAIAGDCDARVALTTGAVLERVQPLLGASRDLMKVRWRATDQSHASIEAAWEYPDVGPGTLAFLQYTSGSTGRPKGVMLTHGNLVQNSGLIKYLFDQSQRTGRGVFWLPSYHDMGLIGGILQPMFISCPNVLMSPVAFLQRPIRWLQAISKHRGTISGGPNFAYDLCVRKTTPEQRAELDLSSWSLAFNGAEPVRADTIDRFCEAFEPCGFRREAFYPCYGLAEATLIVSGGYKDAAPVIRDFLPDHLEMGHAAEGNGEGRQMVGSGESGPGHQVVITDPENMRACPDGTIGEVWVKGPSVAQGYWNRPEETGHVFRALLADTGEGPFLRTGDLGFLDRGELFITGRLKDLIIIRGLNHYPQDIEQTIEKAHEAIRPSCAATFTVEDDESTRLVVVAEIERSGRAQSEEIFEAIRREISREHELIVDAIVLLKSGGVPKTSSGKIQRHACRAAFLTEGLDSVARWDSPVRDAVEEPSLLLTNRNSSRSTVKQRRNANSSFDQEIRQNATTPAAQQKSGTSSSRTNGHHGNGHGSNGNGSHGVAKNGSAASGQPAISKVEKGAAVLEEVRRIAKDRARELTLDTTIGDMGLDSLERMEILASLEERFGGRFPEDVMPELETCRQVLEAVELYLGGGQKKALRVETQDIPAENYSFDKFPEIVQLKEALGALNESGLQNPFFHLHEQVATDTTVVGGRELINFSSFNYIGMSGDPAVAKAAKDAIDLYGTSVSASRLVSGNKVVHRDLELAIADLIGSEDAIIFVGGHGTNETVIGHMFGPGDLILHDALAHNSIVQGSILSGARRRPFPHNDWRALDRLLSELRGDYRRVLIATEGVYSMDGDIPDMPRLIEVKKRHKAFLLIDEAHSVGVLGRRGRGIGEHFDIHPADVDFWMGTLSKALGSCGGYIAGSQAMVEYLKYTAPGFVFSCGIPASNTAAALAAIHLLEEEPERVSRLRDNSRLFLSLAKSWGMNTGNSKDTPVVPVILGNSLHCLEMSQLMERRGVNVQPILHPAVEEKAARLRFFITSNHTEEQIRYTVQALAEELAKIDPSYVQRSSNPTEKMSIENASPVTT
- a CDS encoding BBP7 family outer membrane beta-barrel protein; its protein translation is MSISRLKASLLLALAVQLLSASLALGIEPGVDRYSNVHPPVPQQPSGPPQPARDRPGPGPTVGDEPPSGIDASGPEFVNIADMEVFAPADISTYGAGIAPNTGWWASWDYLRYTVTAPHRTLIGNPDIATGYSTGSSVFYGARTVPSSDGTTGGSIAGPQLAPMDTGWIGQGPSNGYRWEGGWMDKNHGFLLSAFRLYDNDQNAFANNVGVPFYAPPQGPQGISLLQGFVDPNGTGHDADLNGNGIFGRYGPNPSSGSVPSNAGAPDFGDLATLPVNFTSLIAYDHRSLWGAEADYVWRLRPAFHPVTWEVLGGVRYFRFDESFAVIGTGGVLDSSYWNTRSINNMGGGQIGLRFAHKRNRLMFTSEGRFAAMANWQNNLQQGEIASNTVAGGVSTVQGRSLNLLPTGWNTAVQKTEFSPLGELRFNLQYQVFNKASFNVGWTGILVGNVARPADMINYQLPNMGILVHGNNKQTVFMQGLTVGLIFNR